DNA sequence from the Sinomonas terrae genome:
CGCTCGAGGTGCTCGCTGCCAACGGGGTGACCGTCCTCGTGGACGCCCGTCACGGCTACACTCCGACGCCTTCGCTCAGCCACGCAATCCTCAAATACAACGCCGGCCGCGCCCAGGACGACCCGGCAAGGGCCGACGGCATTGTCGTGACGCCGAGCCACAATCCGCCGGCCGACGGCGGCTTCAAGTACAACCCTCCGCACGGCGGGCCCGCGGACACCGACGCGACGAGCTGGATCGCCGACCGGGCGAACTCACTCCTCGAGGCGAACCTTGAGGGCGTCAAGCGGGTCCAGCTCCAGGAAGCGCTCTCGGCCGAGACCACGGGCCAGTACGACTTCCTCTCAAGCTACGTCGACGATCTCCCCCTCGTGCTCGACGTCGCGGCAATCCGCGACGCCGGAGTGCGCATCGGAGCCGACCCCATGGGCGGCGCGTCCGTGGACTACTGGGGTGAAATCGGCGAGCGCCACCACCTCAATCTCACGGTCGTGAACCCGACGGTCGACCCCCAGTGGGCCTTCATGACCTTGGACTGGGACGAGAAGATCCGGATGGACTGCTCCTCCCCCTCGGCGATGGCCGGCCTCATCTCGAAGGTCAACTCGGGCGAGACCAAGTTCGACATCGCGACGGGCAACGACGCGGACGCCGACCGGCATGGCATCGTGACGCCCGACGCAGGCCTCATGAACCCGAACCACTACCTCTCGGTCGCGATCGACTACCTGTACCGCAACCGATCGGGGTGGCGCCCCGATGCGGTGGTCGGCAAGACGCTCGTGAGCTCGTCGATGATCGACCGGGTGGCGGAGGGCCTCGACCGGAAGCTCGTTGAAGTGCCGGTCGGGTTCAAGTGGTTCGTGCCGGGCCTGCTGAGCGGCGAGGGTGCATTCGGCGGTGAGGAAAGCGCCGGCGCGAGCTTCGTCAAGCTCGACGGCGGGGTGTGGACGACCGACAAGGAC
Encoded proteins:
- the pgm gene encoding phosphoglucomutase (alpha-D-glucose-1,6-bisphosphate-dependent) codes for the protein MANRAGTVALPSDLVDITALLDAYYDISPDLSDPGQRVAFGTSGHRGSSLRASFNEKHIAAITQAIVEYRAGQGIRGPLFLAKDTHGLSEPATNTALEVLAANGVTVLVDARHGYTPTPSLSHAILKYNAGRAQDDPARADGIVVTPSHNPPADGGFKYNPPHGGPADTDATSWIADRANSLLEANLEGVKRVQLQEALSAETTGQYDFLSSYVDDLPLVLDVAAIRDAGVRIGADPMGGASVDYWGEIGERHHLNLTVVNPTVDPQWAFMTLDWDEKIRMDCSSPSAMAGLISKVNSGETKFDIATGNDADADRHGIVTPDAGLMNPNHYLSVAIDYLYRNRSGWRPDAVVGKTLVSSSMIDRVAEGLDRKLVEVPVGFKWFVPGLLSGEGAFGGEESAGASFVKLDGGVWTTDKDGILLCLLASEIQAVTGQSPSQRYADLAAKYGSPSYARIDAAANREQKAKLGKLSAADVTAMELAGETITAKLTEAPGNGAKIGGLKVTTENAWFAARPSGTEDVYKIYAESFKGEEHLKQVQAEAKALVDSVIA